A single region of the Musa acuminata AAA Group cultivar baxijiao chromosome BXJ1-11, Cavendish_Baxijiao_AAA, whole genome shotgun sequence genome encodes:
- the LOC135597112 gene encoding thiol protease SEN102-like, with translation MESVFSPVLASAFARAIPFGDKDLASEESLWDSYERWRSHHRVSRHPDEARKQFDEFRENEEFIHAFNNKETPYKLGLNGFADMANEDFRSWSTGSDVHRLRGRRRHRSGEELVGRARLHQDAVWHRHGSFLSHQNISQSFKDEL, from the coding sequence ATGGAGAGCGTCTTCTCGCCGGTGCTCGCTTCTGCGTTCGCACGAGCCATCCCGTTCGGCGACAAGGACTTGGCGTCGGAGGAGAGCCTGTGGGACTCGTACGAGCGGTGGCGGAGCCACCACAGGGTGTCGCGGCACCCCGACGAGGCGCGGAAGCAGTTCGACGAGTTCAGGGAGAACGAGGAGTTCATCCACGCCTTCAATAATAAggagactccctacaagctcgggCTCAACGGGTTCGCCGACATGGCGAACGAGGACTTCCGAAGCTGGTCCACTGGCTCCGACGTGCACCGTCTCCGGGGACGAAGACGACACCGCTCGGGTGAAGAACTCGTGGGGAGAGCGAGGCTACATCAGGATGCGGTGTGGCATCGCCACGGAAGCTTCTTATCCCATCAAAACATCAGCCAATCTTTCAAGGATGAACTTTGA
- the LOC103970959 gene encoding proline transporter 2-like encodes MDQAGPTEFVVGNGVEELSLESGQAPAESQKQQEYVITSAHAVDKDSWQQVGLMIVTGFNCAYVLSFSNLMLVPLGWAWGLTCLAVIGAFAYYANWLLSGLHVIDGHRFIRYRDLMGFVFGRRMYYLTWFLQFMTLLLGNMGFILLGGRALKEINLEFSNSPLRLQVFILATGVVYFIFAYFVPTMSAMRNWLATSAVLTVTYDVVLVAILVKDGKANKTKDYNIHGSEVEKVFNAFGAIAAILVCNTSGLLPEIQSTLRKPVVANMRKALMMQYTVGLAVYYGISIAGYWAYGSSVSEYLPYQLSGPRWGNVLINSTAFLQSVVSQHMFCAPIHEALDTKFQKLDEGMFSKANLRRRFALRALVFGLNTFVTALFPFMGDFVNLFGSFTLFPLTFVFPSMVFIKVRGKTAGREEKAWHWANIFFFSLMSIVTTAAAVRLIIQNTRIYHFFADT; translated from the exons atggatcaAGCAGGTCCAACAGAGTTTGTGGTGGGGAATGGAGTGGAAGAACTCAGCCTGGAGTCAGGCCAAGCACCTGCGGAGAGCCAGAAGCAGCAAGAATATGTGATTACCTCAGCTCATGCTGTTGATAAAG ATTCATGGCAACAAGTAGGGCTGATGATAGTGACTGGATTCAACTGTGCCTATGTTTTGAGCTTCTCTAACCTGATGCTGGTGCCTTTGGGATGGGCATGGGGTCTCACCTGCCTTGCTGTTATAGGAGCCTTTGCCTACTACGCAAACTGGCTCTTGTCTGGACTCCATGTTATCGACGGCCACCGCTTCATCAGATACAGGGACCTCATGGGCTTCGTCTTCG GTAGGAGAATGTATTACCTCACATGGTTCCTGCAGTTCATGACCTTGCTTCTTGGTAACATGGGTTTCATTCTTCTGGGAGGAAGGGCTTTGAAG GAGATCAACTTGGAGTTCAGCAACTCACCTCTGAGGCTCCAAGTTTTCATCTTGGCAACTGGTGTTGTCTACTTCATCTTTGCGTACTTTGTCCCAACGATGTCAGCCATGAGGAATTGGCTGGCAACCTCCGCAGTGCTCACCGTAACTTACGATGTCGTTCTTGTGGCAATCCTCGTCAAAGATG GGAAAGCGAACAAAACCAAGGATTACAACATCCATGGAAGTGAAGTAGAGAAGGTCTTCAATGCCTTTGGCGCCATTGCCGCTATTCTCGTCTGCAACACCTCTGGCCTGCTACCGGAGATCCAG TCGACTCTGCGCAAGCCGGTCGTGGCTAACATGAGAAAGGCTCTGATGATGCAATACACAGTTGGCCTTGCAGTCTACTATGGCATCAGCATCGCCGGATACTGGGCTTATGGCTCCTCTGTTTCGGAGTACCTTCCGTATCAGTTGAGCGGACCAAGATGGGGAAATGTGCTGATCAATTCCACTGCCTTCTTGCAGAGTGTCGTCTCCCAGCAT ATGTTCTGTGCACCAATTCATGAAGCGCTTGACACCAAGTTCCAGAAGCTCGACGAAGGGATGTTCTCCAAAGCCAACCTTCGTCGTCGGTTCGCGCTACGTGCGCTGGTCTTCGGGCTGAACACCTTCGTCACCGCCTTGTTCCCCTTCATGGGAGACTTCGTGAACCTGTTCGGATCTTTCACGCTCTTCCCGCTGACCTTCGTGTTCCCCAGCATGGTTTTCATCAAG GTCAGAGGGAAGACGGCCGGGAGAGAGGAGAAGGCATGGCACTGGGccaacatcttcttcttctcgctTATGTCCATTGTGACAACAGCCGCGGCAGTGCGCTTGATCATACAAAACACTAGGATATACCATTTCTTTGCAGATACATGA
- the LOC103970733 gene encoding manganese-dependent ADP-ribose/CDP-alcohol diphosphatase: MATLAGLQPLFSFGVISDVQYADIPDGHSFSGVPRYYRHSMQVLQRAISKWNDHKKLQFLMNFGDIVDGFCPKDKSLITVQKVVKEFDRFNGPTYHMIGNHCLYNLPRSKLISLLNMPSVHDHAYYDFSPCPGYRFIVLDAYEISTIGWPLGHPNALAAMQILEAKNPNSDKNSPNGMVGLEKRFLMFNGAIGKEQLLWLDDVLKDSTKNEQKVVICCHLPLHPKAASAKALLWDYEEVLNLIHSYKCVKACFAGHDHKGGYTVDSLGIHHRVFEAALECPPESNAYGYIDVYHDRLSLIGTDRMMSTEMIFN, encoded by the coding sequence ATGGCTACTTTAGCTGGATTACAGCCTCTATTCTCCTTTGGGGTTATATCAGATGTCCAGTATGCTGATATCCCTGATGGTCACTCATTTTCTGGTGTCCCTCGATACTATCGTCACAGCATGCAAGTGTTACAAAGAGCCATAAGTAAGTGGAATGATCACAAGAAGCTCCAATTCTTGATGAACTTTGGGGATATTGTTGATGGGTTCTGTCCCAAGGACAAGTCACTAATCACTGTGCAGAAAGTCGTGAAAGAATTTGACAGATTTAATGGTCCCACCTATCATATGATAGGCAATCACTGCCTTTACAATCTTCCACGCAGCAAATTAATCTCATTGTTAAATATGCCCTCTGTTCACGACCATGCATATTATGACTTCTCCCCATGTCCTGGGTATAGGTTTATTGTTTTGGATGCCTATGAGATTAGCACAATTGGTTGGCCATTGGGTCACCCGAATGCATTGGCAGCTATGCAGATTTTGGAGGCAAAGAACCCTAATTCTGATAAAAACAGCCCAAATGGCATGGTAGGCCTTGAGAAAAGATTCTTGATGTTCAATGGTGCTATTGGGAAGGAACAGCTGCTTTGGCTTGATGATGTCCTTAAAGATTCCACCAAGAATGAACAGAAGGTTGTTATATGTTGCCACCTTCCTTTGCATCCTAAAGCTGCATCAGCCAAGGCACTCCTGTGGGACTATGAAGAGGTACTGAATTTGATACACAGCTATAAATGTGTGAAGGCTTGCTTTGCAGGTCATGATCATAAAGGTGGTTACACTGTCGACTCCCTTGGCATTCATCATCGTGTTTTCGAGGCTGCCCTAGAGTGCCCTCCTGAATCAAATGCATATGGGTATATAGATGTGTATCATGACAGACTCTCTCTTATAGGTACCGACAGAATGATGAGTACTGAGATGATTTTCAACTAA
- the LOC103970734 gene encoding uncharacterized protein LOC103970734 produces MAKLGFGGRSMLTRKSNESMRIIISTVIGIVLGYLIGISFPTVSITKLHFPSSIVSYIEDRNSGLTTQTLLNHAWDSANRNRNNSTSNTDDTPKIYVPTNPRGAERLPPCIVVPESDFYLRRLWGNPDEDLIVQQKYLVTFTVGYEQKNNIDAAVKKFSENFTILLFHYDGRTTEWDEFEWSKRAIHVSARKQTKWWYAKRFLHPDIVARYEYIFIWDEDLGLEHFDAEEYIKLVKKHGLEISQPGLEPNNGLTWQMTKRRGDHEVHKETEERPGWCADPHLPPCAAFVEIMATVFSRDAWRCVWHMIQNDLVHGWGLDFALRKCVEPAHEKIGVVDAQWIVHQVVPSLGNQGQAEKGKAPWEGVRERCRKEWAIFQSRMSDAEKAYYLSIGISPPNSTVT; encoded by the exons ATGGCAAAACTTGGATTTGGTGGTCGCAG CATGCTTACAAGAAAATCAAATGAGAGTATGAGAATAATTATTTCAACAGTCATTGGAATTGTGTTAGGGTATTTGATAGGTATTTCCTTTCCTACAGTTAGCATAACGAAG CTTCACTTCCCTTCCAGCATTGTATCATACATTGAAGACAGGAATTCAGGCCTAACAACCCAAACTTTATTGAATCACGCTTGGGATTCAGCTAATCGAAATAGAAATAATTCTACCTCAAACACTGATGATACTCCAAAG ATTTATGTTCCTACAAATCCCAGAGGTGCAGAACGACTACCACCTTGCATTGTTGTGCCTGAATCAGATTTTTATTTACGCAGATTATGGGGAAACCCAGATGAG GATCTGATTGTACAGCAGAAATATCTTGTGACATTTACAGTCGGATATGAACAGAAAAATAATATTGATGCGGCAGTTAAAAAA TTCtcagaaaatttcacaatattgTTATTCCATTATGATGGTCGAACTACCGAGTGGGATGAATTTGAATGGTCAAAACGGGCTATTCATGTGAGTGCCAGGAAGCAAACTAAATG GTGGTATGCCAAAAGGTTCTTGCACCCTGATATAGTGGCACGATACGAGTACATATTTATATGGGATGAAGACCTTGGATTAGAGCATTTTGATGCCGAAGA gTATATTAAATTGGTAAAGAAGCATGGACTAGAGATATCACAGCCGGGTTTAGAGCCAAACAATGGTCTAACATGGCAAATGACCAAAAGGAGAGGTGACCATGAAGTCCACAA AGAAACTGAGGAAAGACCAGGCTGGTGTGCAGACCCTCATTTGCCCCCATGCGCAGC GTTTGTCGAGATAATGGCAACCGTATTTTCTAGAGATGCATGGCGTTGTGTTTGGCACATGATTCAG AATGACTTGGTTCATGGATGGGGCCTCGACTTTGCTCTTAGAAAGTGTGTTGAG CCGGCTCATGAGAAGATTGGAGTTGTAGATGCTCAATGGATTGTTCATCAGGTGGTTCCTTCACTCGGAAATCAG GGCCAGGCAGAGAAAGGCAAAGCACCATGGGAAGGG GTCCGAGAAAGGTGCAGAAAAGAGTGGGCAATATTTCAATCACGGATGTCGGATGCTGAGAAGGCCTATTATCTTTCGATAGGGATCTCTCCCCCTAACTCAACGGTTACTTAG
- the LOC135597113 gene encoding probable adenylate kinase 7, mitochondrial gives MAVICRLGTAVTRSLARRMIAAPPHRRSFSAVALADYWTEWEEEEEDKERFRHAMTAAEACGEREPGGVQWVFMGSPAAQRHVYATRVAKLLDVPYISMGSLVRQELNPSSCLYNQIVNAMNGGRLVPQEIVFGLLSKRLEEGYQRGETGFILDGIPRSRIQAEILDQIADINLVVNLKCTHCLVKQHFGTNICSHCGKAFDAINSESTSLSPCLVTRTRHDQLKSSAAVDMKDLRMEKFRLYSEQIQLLEEYYRKQKKLLDVQVTGGPAETWRGLLAALHLQHMDTATAQKLTV, from the exons ATGGCCGTGATTTGTCGCTTGGGCACCGCCGTCACGCGATCCCTTGCGCGGCGGATGATAGCGGCGCCGCCGCACCGCCGGTCCTTCAGCGCAGTCGCGTTGGCGGATTACTGGACggaatgggaggaggaggaggaggacaaggaGCGTTTCCGGCACGCGATGACCGCGGCGGAGGCGTGTGGGGAGAGAGAGCCGGGTGGGGTGCAGTGGGTGTTCATGGGGAGCCCCGCCGCCCAGAGGCACGTGTACGCCACGCGCGTGGCGAAGCTCCTCGACGTCCCCTACATCTCGATGGGCTCCCTCGTCCGCCAGGAGCTTAACCCCAGTTCCTGCCTCTACAATCAA ATTGTGAATGCTATGAATGGTGGGAGGCTGGTGCCGCAGGAAATCGTGTTCGGCTTGTTGTCAAAAAGACTCGAGGAAGGATACCAGAGAGGTGAAACTGGATTCATTCTTGATGGAATCCCACGATCCAGGATTCAGGCT GAGATACTTGATCAAATAGCGGATATCAATTTGGTAGTGAACTTGAAATGCACACACTGCTTGGTCAAGCAACACTTTGGTACTAATATTTGTTCGCACTGTGGAAAGGCATTTGATGCTATCAACTCAGAATCAACAAGCCTTAGTCCTTGCTTGGTTACACGTACACGACATGATCAACTTAAATCATCTGCTGCAGTAGACATGAAGGATCTCAGGATGGAAAAGTTCCGTCTCTATTCCGAGCAG ATCCAGCTGCTGGAAGAATACTACAGGAAGCAGAAGAAGCTTTTGGATGTACAAGTCACCGGTGGTCCAGCTGAAACCTGGCGTGGTCTTTTAGCTGCACTACATCTCCAGCATATGGACACCGCCACTGCCCAGAAGCTCACGGTCTAA